The Rhododendron vialii isolate Sample 1 chromosome 5a, ASM3025357v1 genome contains a region encoding:
- the LOC131327608 gene encoding uncharacterized protein LOC131327608, with protein MDIPNDASWTMRMLLNLRSVAQPLIQYLIGNGQGTFLWLENWHPLGPLFNKFGENIVYNLGRSLNSKVSSIIHDGVWRWPRQRNRATQFIIEHTPADFKPICDRLDSVVWIPHLAGFTVSSAWEAIRLKFPIQPWSSIVWYSKNVPHWAFILWLVVLHRLSTKDRLLSWGMNVEDGCVLCNNGQESHEHLFFHCVFSQSVWGAIWQRCSMAQIRSSLSDMITWYIQNAKGSSFKCWLLKSVLAACVYNLWIERNLRIFQHKFSPIDQVILKTVTSIRELVHSKTGVKQSQKNMELCCNWGLSNRIFTPSVLYRQNL; from the coding sequence ATGGATATCCCTAATGATGCTTCATGGACAATGAGAATGTTGTTGAATCTCAGAAGTGTGGCGCAACCTCTGATTCAGTACTTGATTGGCAATGGACAAGGTACCTTTCTTTGGCTTGAAAACTGGCATCCCCTCGGAcctctttttaataaatttggcGAGAATATTGTATATAATCTTGGTAGATCTTTGAACTCTAAAGTCTCCTCAATTATTCATGACGGGGTGTGGAGGTGGCCTAGACAAAGGAATAGGGCCACTCAGTTTATCATAGAGCATACACCTGCTGATTTTAAACCAATTTGTGATAGGCTGGATTCAGTTGTGTGGATCCCTCATCTAGCTGGTTTTACTGTGTCTTCTGCTTGGGAGGCGATTCGGCTTAAATTTCCTATTCAGCCTTGGTCAAGCATAGTTTGGTATAGTAAGAATGTGCCTCACTGGGCTTTCATTCTGTGGCTAGTTGTGCTTCATAGACTAAGTACAAAGGATAGGTTATTGAGTTGGGGGATGAATGTAGAGGATGGTTGTGTTCTCTGTAACAATGGCCAAGAGTCTCATGAACATCTGTTTTTTCATTGTGTTTTTTCTCAATCAGTTTGGGGTGCTATTTGGCAACGATGTTCTATGGCTCAAATCCGTTCTTCCTTGTCTGATATGATTACTTGGTATATCCAGAATGCTAAAGGGTCTAGTTTTAAATGCTGGCTTTTGAAGAGTGTGCTAGCTGCTTGTGTCTACAACTTGTGGATAGAACGTAATCTACGGATTTTTCAGCACAAGTTTTCTCCTATTGATCAGGTTATACTTAAGACTGTAACTTCTATTCGGGAATTAGTGCACTCAAAAACGGGGGTTAAACAATCCCAAAAGAACATggagttatgttgtaattggGGGCTCTCAAATAGGATTTTTACTCCATCAGTTTTGTATAGGCAAAATCTCTAA
- the LOC131327609 gene encoding protein FAR1-RELATED SEQUENCE 5-like: MQSIQFGCALLQDETETTFVWLFKAWLDAMGGRPPTSIITDQDLGMKGAIAKVFPNTHHRLCLWHIKKKFIEKLSQVYYKRSKFKKDMKECIRRTYKKEDFEKRWMLLMKENGLDSNQWLQGLFDIRESWVPVYNCGTFFAGMNTTGRSEGINSFFDGFVTHTSNLKEFVVKYEKALSRIVKRENDEDFESEHKFRIVNDHEFLLKHAGKVYTRNVFNKFKEEWSKVFHYKVENVRNDNGFQSFVVKSKDDELEKFEVTLDSQTYEGKCECQQFEFVGILCVHILKVFVRLDIDEILEHFNLPRWRQKANKFRIIDSQGLVHDDGKEKSKALRLSHMCQEATKLACLAAPSNEAYTIFIEGMNALFEKIQEVSKVSPIEICVEKDNEKFIEPSPSQILLLDPNISICKGRKKDVKGKAASTQSERLKSGIEMSLNKKKGKCHMCFQFGHDKRSCHSNPMRKTNKDLEEEVEGSDSDQEEDSDCSE, from the exons ATGCAGTCGATACAGTTTGGATGTGCACTTTTACAAGATGAGACAGAGACGACGTTTGTATGGTTGTTTAAGGCATGGCTTGACGCTATGGGAGGACGACCTCCAACTTCTATCATCACTGACCAAGACTTGGGAATGAAAGGAGCTATTGCCAAGGTCTTTCCCAACACCCATCATCGTCTATGTCTTTGGCATATTAAgaagaaatttattgaaaagttGTCACAAGTGTACTACAAGAGATCAAAATTCAAGAAGGATATGAAAGAATGTATTAGGAGGACATACAAGAAAGAGGATTTTGAAAAGAGATGGATGTTATTGATGAAGGAAAATGGGTTAGATAGCAACCAATGGCTTCAAGGGTTATTTGATATTCGAGAATCATGGGTACCCGTTTATAATTGTGGTACATTCTTCGCCGGTATGAATACTACCGGACGTAGTGAGGGCATCAACTCATTTTTTGATGGTTTTGTAACTCACACGTCAAATCTCAAAGAATTTGTGGTGAAGTATGAGAAAGCCTTGAGTAGGAttgtgaaaagggaaaatgatgaagattttgaGTCCGAACATAAGTTTCGGATTGTTAATGACCATGAGTTTTTGTTGAAGCATGCGGGAAAAGTGTATACTAGAAACGTCTTCAACAAATTCAAGGAAGAATGGAGTAAAGTCTTTCACTACAAAGttgaaaatgtgagaaatgacAATGGTTTTCAATCTTTCGTAGTGAAGTCAAAAGATGATGAACTTGAAAAGTTCGAAGTGACATTGGATTCACAAACCTATGAGGGTAAGTGTGAATGCCAACAATTTGAGTTTGTTGGGATATTGTGTGTACACATTTTGAAAGTGTTTGTCCGACTAGACATTGATGAAATACTGGAACATTTTAATCTTCCACGATGGAGGCAAAAGGCCAACAAATTTAGGATAATTGATTCCCAAGGATTGGTGCATGACGACGGCAAAGAAAAATCTAAGGCATTAAGACTTAGCCATATGTGTCAAGAAGCTACCAAATTGGCTTGTTTAGCCGCCCCATCAAATGAGGCATACACTATTTTTATTGAAGGTATGAATGCTTTATTCGAGAAGATCCAAGAAGTTTCTAAGGTGTCTCCAATTGAAATTTGTGTTGAAAAAGATAATGAGAAATTTATCGAGCCGTCGCCGTCTCAGATATTACTTTTGGATCCGAACATCTCAATTTGCAAGGGTAGGAAAAAGGATGTCAAGGGCAAAGCCGCTTCTACACAGTCGGAAAGATTAAAAAGCGGTATTGAGATGTCATTAaataagaagaaaggaaagtgtCACATGTGCTTTCAATTTGGACATGATAAGAGAAGTTGTCATTCAAATCCAatgcgtaaaactaacaaag ACTTAGAAGAGGAAGTGGAAGGCTCAGATAGTGACCAAGAAGAAGACTCAGATTGCTCAGAATGA